A genomic segment from Halomonas sp. TA22 encodes:
- a CDS encoding YaiI/YqxD family protein, with protein sequence MPTLWIDADACPKVARDIIVRAAERTRTSTWFVANHQVPLPSSQWVKPLAVASGFDAADNEIVARIEEGDLLISSDLPLALEAIDKGAEVMTNRGEILDRNNIRARVQMRDFMETLRASGEHTGGPKGYSDTDRREFANALDRWLARRNA encoded by the coding sequence ATGCCCACGCTGTGGATCGATGCCGATGCCTGCCCGAAGGTCGCGCGCGACATCATCGTCCGCGCCGCCGAGCGCACTCGCACCTCGACCTGGTTCGTTGCCAACCATCAAGTGCCGCTGCCCTCCTCGCAGTGGGTCAAGCCGCTGGCGGTGGCCAGCGGCTTCGATGCTGCCGACAACGAGATCGTCGCCCGAATAGAAGAAGGAGACCTGCTGATCAGCTCCGACCTGCCGCTGGCCCTGGAGGCCATCGACAAGGGTGCCGAGGTGATGACCAATCGCGGCGAGATCCTCGACAGGAACAACATTCGCGCACGGGTGCAAATGAGGGATTTCATGGAGACGCTGCGCGCTAGCGGTGAGCATACCGGAGGTCCCAAAGGCTACTCCGATACTGATCGCCGCGAATTCGCCAACGCACTTGATCGGTGGCTGGCTAGACGTAACGCTTAA
- a CDS encoding glutathione S-transferase family protein has protein sequence MGLLIDGQWHDQWYDTSKHGGEFVRESAKLRDWVTRGGQPGPQGQPGLPAEAGRYHLYVSLACPWAHRTLIMRKLKGLDDLIGVSHVSPLMLDQGWSYKVDEGSSGDPVNGVEFHHQLYTLTNADYTGRVTVPALWDKQQGRIVNNESAELLRMLNGAFDELTGNRLDFYPEVLREEIDAVNADVYDNINNGVYKSGFATDQNVYEKHVTALFEALDRVEVRLGRQRYLAGEWLTEADIRLFTTLVRFDAVYYGHFKCNFRRIEEYPNLSHYLRELYQWPGMAETVNLDHIKRHYYFSHDSINPTRIVPKGPQLDFTRPHDRERLPGWGVREKD, from the coding sequence ATGGGACTATTGATCGACGGTCAGTGGCACGACCAGTGGTATGACACCAGCAAGCATGGCGGTGAGTTCGTGCGTGAATCCGCCAAGCTGCGTGATTGGGTGACGCGCGGCGGCCAGCCGGGGCCGCAGGGCCAGCCGGGACTACCCGCCGAGGCGGGACGCTACCATCTCTATGTCTCGCTGGCTTGTCCCTGGGCGCATCGCACGCTGATCATGCGCAAGCTCAAGGGGTTGGATGATCTGATCGGAGTCTCCCATGTCAGCCCCTTGATGCTCGATCAGGGCTGGAGCTACAAAGTGGACGAGGGCTCGAGTGGCGATCCGGTCAATGGCGTGGAGTTTCATCATCAGCTCTACACCCTGACCAATGCCGACTACACCGGGCGCGTGACGGTACCCGCGCTATGGGACAAGCAGCAGGGACGCATCGTCAACAACGAATCTGCCGAGCTGTTGCGCATGCTCAACGGCGCCTTCGACGAACTGACGGGCAATCGCCTCGACTTCTACCCCGAGGTGCTGCGCGAGGAGATCGATGCGGTCAATGCCGATGTCTACGACAACATCAACAACGGCGTCTACAAGAGCGGCTTCGCCACCGATCAGAATGTCTATGAGAAGCACGTGACAGCGCTGTTCGAGGCGCTCGATCGGGTCGAAGTACGTCTGGGCAGGCAGCGTTACCTGGCGGGGGAGTGGCTGACCGAGGCCGACATCCGGCTCTTCACCACCTTGGTGCGTTTCGATGCTGTCTATTACGGCCACTTCAAGTGCAACTTCAGGCGCATCGAGGAGTATCCCAACCTCTCTCACTACCTGCGCGAACTCTATCAATGGCCGGGTATGGCGGAGACGGTGAACCTGGATCACATCAAGCGTCACTACTACTTCAGCCACGACTCCATCAATCCCACCCGCATCGTGCCCAAGGGGCCGCAGCTCGATTTCACTCGCCCGCACGATCGCGAGCGGCTGCCGGGGTGGGGTGTGCGAGAGAAGGATTAA
- a CDS encoding LysR family transcriptional regulator, translated as MSRVTLAQWQMLAAVVDHGGFARASEVVHKSPSTLNHAVHKLEEQLGIKVLEPVGRQVRLTEAGELLLRRARQLLESAAALEDVAGSLAEGLEAEVVLAVDQLFPTDALAHALSTFSDAYPHVRVQLHETVLNGGIEMLYDGRADLVVSGLAAQGFLGEGLATVRFLCVAHSDHALHRLGRELDLRDLEQHRQLVVRDSALRQAVDAGWLKAEQRWTVSHLATSVGMLERGLGFAWVPETLIRESLQTSRLAPLPLSAGGVREVPMQLIFRDRDRAGPATHAMAAALCEAVTACCPQVGTSSESNG; from the coding sequence ATGTCCCGTGTCACCCTGGCGCAATGGCAGATGCTGGCCGCCGTTGTCGATCATGGCGGCTTCGCGCGAGCCTCGGAAGTCGTTCACAAGAGTCCTTCCACGCTCAATCATGCAGTGCACAAGCTTGAGGAGCAGCTGGGCATCAAGGTGCTGGAACCGGTTGGGCGTCAGGTCCGGCTTACCGAAGCGGGTGAGCTGCTGTTGCGACGTGCTCGTCAGCTGCTGGAGAGTGCGGCGGCGCTTGAGGATGTGGCCGGAAGCCTGGCCGAGGGGCTCGAGGCTGAAGTGGTACTGGCCGTCGATCAGCTGTTCCCGACCGACGCCCTGGCGCACGCCTTGAGCACCTTTTCCGATGCCTATCCGCATGTTCGCGTACAGCTGCACGAGACGGTGCTCAATGGCGGTATCGAGATGCTCTACGACGGACGAGCCGACCTGGTGGTGTCAGGGCTCGCCGCCCAAGGATTTCTGGGTGAGGGGTTGGCGACGGTGCGCTTTCTGTGCGTGGCGCACTCCGACCACGCGCTGCATCGACTGGGGCGCGAGCTGGATCTGCGCGACCTGGAGCAACATCGTCAGCTGGTGGTCAGGGATTCCGCGCTGCGACAGGCAGTGGATGCCGGCTGGCTCAAGGCCGAGCAGCGCTGGACGGTGAGCCACCTGGCCACGTCGGTGGGCATGCTCGAGCGTGGCCTGGGGTTCGCCTGGGTGCCCGAAACGTTGATCCGCGAGTCGTTGCAGACGAGCCGCCTGGCGCCATTGCCGCTCTCTGCCGGTGGGGTGCGGGAAGTGCCGATGCAATTGATCTTTCGTGATCGTGATCGGGCCGGCCCCGCCACCCACGCCATGGCGGCGGCACTGTGCGAGGCGGTTACCGCCTGTTGCCCGCAAGTGGGCACTTCGAGCGAATCGAATGGTTGA
- a CDS encoding pirin family protein: MPIDQPLRRITSAIKSQPSQDGDGVKIKRVHDFAGGLDPFLMIDELGSDRPDDYLGGFPNHPHRGIQTLTYVIHGGLTHEDHLGHSSTIEAGDAQWMHTGRGIIHSEMPLTDRHGLQAFQLWLNLAADEKLSEARYRDVRAAEMPHLETDLARLVAIGGAWRLGDRQVVGPLDALAGNGAAAHVMLTPKGELTVEQTSPTLLVYVFKGSLTIAGDDVAQGHLARLGEGETLYLASDEGAEALLLAGHPHHEPIAHYGPFVMNSRAEIEQALNDYREGTFTD; encoded by the coding sequence ATGCCAATCGATCAGCCGCTTCGCCGCATCACCTCGGCAATCAAAAGTCAACCCAGCCAGGATGGCGACGGCGTCAAGATCAAGCGGGTCCATGACTTCGCTGGGGGTCTCGATCCGTTCCTGATGATCGACGAGCTGGGATCGGATCGCCCCGACGACTACCTGGGCGGGTTTCCCAACCATCCGCACCGCGGCATCCAGACGCTCACCTATGTGATCCACGGCGGTCTTACCCATGAGGACCATCTTGGCCACTCGAGCACCATCGAGGCCGGCGACGCTCAGTGGATGCACACCGGACGCGGTATCATCCATTCGGAAATGCCGCTCACCGATCGCCATGGGTTGCAAGCCTTTCAGCTATGGCTGAACCTGGCAGCCGACGAGAAGCTGAGCGAAGCGCGCTATCGCGATGTTCGTGCTGCCGAAATGCCGCACCTAGAAACCGATCTTGCTCGCCTGGTGGCGATTGGAGGAGCATGGCGGCTGGGCGATCGGCAGGTGGTCGGGCCGCTGGATGCGCTGGCAGGCAATGGCGCCGCCGCGCACGTGATGCTAACGCCCAAGGGCGAACTCACCGTTGAGCAGACATCGCCCACGCTGCTGGTGTATGTCTTCAAAGGCTCGCTCACCATCGCTGGCGACGACGTAGCCCAGGGCCACCTGGCGCGTCTTGGCGAAGGCGAGACGCTGTATCTGGCTAGTGACGAAGGCGCCGAGGCACTGCTGCTGGCTGGCCACCCACACCATGAGCCCATCGCGCACTATGGTCCCTTCGTGATGAACAGCCGGGCCGAAATCGAACAGGCACTCAACGACTACCGTGAAGGCACGTTCACCGACTGA
- a CDS encoding peptidoglycan DD-metalloendopeptidase family protein has protein sequence MLRILHSLPRTHKLLLLPVATMVTVLGTQKIFTSLDNSSVDSVASGSNSVTLDIDASDTVSMELIKDPMAEAVQLASRALDATREHVPIAELIVQDLIDIRPIALAHAENSPPEAFAGEGDSERDTVLASTEALEPPATETEVELSPRAKRLDDDVLHLVLQLANPDAHDADYDLAGGTSYDDFSSDPLLLFDDSEVYFEEELFAKREFVPEWETYTVQQGDTFAVTAQQTLGLGYSEVLRLLENMPDQNVLTRWRAGHNFDYQLNEAGELAALRVMRNARSGYLIERTEGDFEVSSIEKAGEATQRLFAGTVSGSFGRSAEATGLSSSEVAELSKLLEKKLDFRRDTRRGDRFQVLIEADVIDGQNLDSRVLAVQYEGARMDLTVVRNSADNRFYTPDGASLDPAFNRYPFNGSYRQSSSFNLRRKHPVTGRVSPHYGTDFAMPIGTPVNAPADGHIEKVGNHPLAGRFVVIRHDNGYRTRYLHLSQPQVTRGERVSMGEQIALSGNTGRSTGPHLHYEVIVNDNQVDPMRVELPENQSLQGDALAAFKRESERLLATLENGAESGTVIASTGNRNQVPPRQR, from the coding sequence ATGTTGCGAATCCTTCATTCGCTACCCCGCACACACAAGTTACTTCTGTTACCGGTCGCCACCATGGTTACCGTGCTGGGTACGCAAAAGATTTTTACCTCCCTCGATAATAGCTCTGTCGATAGCGTTGCCTCCGGGTCGAACTCCGTTACGCTCGATATCGATGCCAGCGACACTGTTTCGATGGAGTTGATCAAAGACCCCATGGCGGAAGCGGTGCAACTGGCATCAAGGGCGCTGGATGCCACCCGCGAACACGTCCCGATTGCCGAACTCATCGTGCAGGACCTGATCGATATCCGCCCGATCGCCCTGGCTCATGCCGAGAACTCGCCCCCGGAAGCCTTCGCCGGCGAGGGTGACTCGGAACGCGACACCGTACTAGCCTCGACGGAAGCTCTCGAGCCCCCCGCCACCGAGACCGAAGTCGAACTCTCTCCCCGAGCGAAACGCCTGGATGACGATGTCCTGCATCTCGTGCTCCAGCTCGCCAATCCTGATGCTCACGACGCCGATTACGACCTGGCCGGCGGCACCTCCTACGACGACTTCTCCTCCGATCCGCTACTGCTGTTCGACGATAGCGAAGTCTATTTCGAGGAGGAGTTGTTCGCGAAACGCGAGTTCGTGCCGGAGTGGGAAACCTACACGGTACAGCAGGGCGACACCTTTGCAGTGACCGCTCAGCAAACCCTGGGGCTGGGTTATAGCGAAGTACTGAGACTGCTCGAGAACATGCCCGACCAGAACGTACTGACGCGCTGGCGAGCCGGACACAATTTCGACTATCAACTCAACGAGGCGGGCGAGCTGGCGGCACTGCGCGTCATGCGCAATGCCCGCAGCGGTTACCTGATCGAGCGCACCGAAGGCGACTTCGAGGTCTCCAGCATCGAGAAGGCCGGTGAAGCGACCCAACGCCTATTCGCCGGTACGGTGAGTGGCAGCTTTGGCCGCTCCGCCGAAGCGACCGGCCTCTCCTCTTCCGAAGTCGCCGAACTCTCCAAGCTGCTCGAGAAGAAGCTCGATTTCCGCCGTGATACGCGGCGTGGCGACCGCTTCCAGGTACTGATCGAGGCGGATGTCATCGATGGCCAGAATCTCGATTCCCGGGTACTTGCCGTACAGTACGAAGGGGCGCGCATGGATCTGACGGTAGTACGCAACAGCGCGGATAACCGTTTCTATACGCCAGATGGCGCCAGCCTCGATCCGGCCTTCAACCGCTATCCGTTCAATGGCAGCTATCGGCAAAGCTCATCGTTCAACCTGCGTCGCAAGCATCCGGTCACAGGGCGCGTCAGCCCCCACTACGGTACCGACTTCGCCATGCCCATCGGTACGCCGGTCAACGCCCCCGCCGATGGCCATATCGAGAAGGTCGGCAACCACCCGCTGGCGGGTCGCTTCGTGGTGATACGCCACGACAATGGCTACCGCACTCGCTACCTGCACCTCTCGCAGCCCCAGGTCACGCGTGGCGAACGCGTCAGCATGGGCGAGCAGATTGCCCTTTCCGGCAATACCGGGCGCAGCACCGGGCCGCATCTGCACTATGAGGTGATCGTCAACGATAACCAAGTGGACCCGATGCGCGTCGAACTGCCCGAGAACCAGAGCCTTCAGGGCGATGCCCTGGCCGCGTTCAAGCGTGAGTCGGAACGCCTGCTGGCCACGCTCGAGAATGGCGCCGAGAGTGGTACCGTCATCGCAAGCACCGGCAATCGCAACCAAGTGCCGCCACGCCAGCGCTGA
- a CDS encoding NCS1 family nucleobase:cation symporter-1, with protein MTEKSSRMLNRQGLIELEEGEDVRQSPRFNNDIAPTKASERTWTKWNIAALWVGMSICVPTYTLGGVLTAYFGLSVGEALFAILLANIVVLIPLTLNAFPGTKFGIPFPVVLRSSFGILGSNVPCLIRALVGCGWFGIQTMFGGLALHLLMSAIFPPWQALGGVGEVIGFFLFGAMNLYVVIRGAESIKWLETLAAPLLLAVAVGLMFWAWPHMSMSELLAQPPSRPEGAPVYGYFFAGLTAMVGFWATLSLNIPDFSRFARSQKDQIVGQVIGLPLTMFFFAALGVVMTAASASLVGQTVADPVNLIGLIDNPFWVSIAMILIIVATLSTNTAANIVSPTNDFQNVAPKLINQTRGVLITGAIGVLLMAYDLMQTAGIITAGVSLESMYSNWLLGYSSLLGPIAGIMAVDYFLIKRQQLDVPSLYLDNRAYPAVNPAGFIAFGLPVALTLLSLMTGTMNWFYDYGWFTGSLLGGVTYFIASHLLAQSSGMVAATAIDVEPQP; from the coding sequence ATGACTGAAAAGAGTTCACGCATGTTGAACAGGCAAGGCCTGATCGAGTTGGAGGAGGGGGAGGATGTACGGCAAAGCCCTCGCTTCAATAATGACATCGCCCCGACCAAGGCCAGCGAGCGAACCTGGACGAAGTGGAATATCGCCGCGCTGTGGGTGGGCATGTCGATCTGCGTGCCGACCTATACGCTTGGCGGCGTGCTTACCGCCTACTTCGGGTTGAGTGTCGGCGAGGCGTTGTTCGCCATTCTGCTGGCCAATATCGTGGTGTTGATTCCGCTTACCTTGAACGCCTTTCCTGGAACCAAGTTCGGCATTCCCTTCCCGGTGGTACTGCGCTCGTCGTTCGGCATTCTCGGCTCCAACGTGCCGTGCCTGATCCGTGCGCTGGTCGGCTGCGGCTGGTTCGGCATCCAGACCATGTTTGGCGGCCTGGCACTGCACCTGCTGATGTCAGCGATCTTTCCGCCTTGGCAGGCGCTCGGCGGCGTTGGCGAGGTGATCGGCTTCTTCCTGTTCGGTGCGATGAATCTCTATGTGGTGATTCGTGGCGCGGAGTCGATCAAGTGGCTGGAGACGCTGGCTGCACCGCTGCTGCTGGCGGTGGCAGTGGGGCTGATGTTCTGGGCCTGGCCGCACATGTCGATGAGCGAGCTGCTGGCGCAGCCGCCGTCGCGGCCTGAAGGGGCACCGGTCTATGGCTACTTCTTCGCCGGGCTTACAGCCATGGTGGGATTCTGGGCCACGCTCTCATTGAACATTCCCGACTTCAGCCGTTTCGCCAGGAGCCAGAAGGATCAGATCGTCGGGCAGGTGATCGGCCTACCGCTGACGATGTTCTTCTTCGCGGCGCTCGGCGTGGTGATGACGGCGGCCTCCGCCTCGCTGGTCGGCCAGACCGTTGCCGATCCGGTCAACCTGATCGGCCTGATCGACAACCCGTTCTGGGTCAGTATCGCCATGATCCTGATCATCGTGGCGACCCTGTCGACCAATACCGCGGCCAATATCGTCTCGCCCACCAACGACTTCCAGAACGTGGCACCGAAGCTGATCAACCAGACCCGTGGTGTACTGATCACTGGAGCGATCGGCGTACTGCTGATGGCATACGACCTGATGCAGACGGCCGGCATCATCACCGCCGGCGTGTCGCTCGAGAGCATGTACTCCAACTGGCTGCTAGGCTACTCCAGCCTGCTTGGCCCGATCGCCGGCATCATGGCGGTGGACTACTTCCTGATCAAGCGTCAGCAGCTGGATGTGCCGAGCCTCTATCTGGACAACCGTGCCTATCCCGCCGTGAACCCGGCTGGCTTCATCGCCTTCGGCCTCCCGGTGGCATTGACCCTGCTGTCGCTGATGACCGGCACCATGAACTGGTTCTACGATTACGGCTGGTTTACCGGCTCCCTCCTGGGCGGGGTGACCTACTTCATCGCCAGTCACCTTCTGGCACAATCGAGCGGGATGGTGGCGGCGACGGCGATCGATGTCGAGCCGCAGCCGTAG
- a CDS encoding nitrilase-related carbon-nitrogen hydrolase, translating into MQKMKIGLIQMGLKASTDMSPEAIRDAMNEAHLPLIQQAADAGVQVLCFQEVFNQPYFCPSQDAKWYAAAERVPEGPTCQLMQKLAVKHRMVVIVPVYEETETGIYYNTAAVFDADGSYLGKYHKTHIPQVAGFWEKFFFKPGKSEWPVFDTAYGKIGVYICYDRHFPEGWRALALNGAEVIFNPSATVAGLSQYLWELEQPASAAANGCFIAAINRVGSEAPWNIGEFYGSSYIVNPRGKIEAQASDKEDELLIHEIDLDMVREVRNNWQFFRDRRPETYTRLTDGE; encoded by the coding sequence GTGCAAAAAATGAAGATCGGCCTCATTCAGATGGGGCTTAAAGCCAGTACCGACATGTCTCCCGAGGCGATACGCGATGCCATGAACGAGGCGCACCTGCCATTGATCCAGCAGGCAGCCGATGCTGGTGTGCAGGTGCTCTGCTTCCAGGAAGTCTTCAATCAGCCCTACTTCTGCCCTAGCCAGGACGCCAAATGGTATGCCGCCGCCGAACGCGTACCTGAAGGCCCCACTTGCCAGTTGATGCAGAAGCTCGCCGTCAAGCATCGCATGGTGGTCATCGTGCCGGTCTATGAAGAGACTGAAACCGGCATCTACTACAACACCGCTGCGGTGTTCGATGCCGACGGCAGCTACCTCGGCAAGTACCACAAGACGCACATCCCGCAGGTCGCCGGTTTCTGGGAGAAGTTCTTCTTCAAGCCCGGCAAGTCCGAGTGGCCGGTATTCGATACCGCCTACGGCAAGATCGGCGTCTACATCTGCTACGACCGGCACTTCCCCGAGGGGTGGCGGGCGCTCGCCCTGAATGGCGCCGAAGTGATCTTCAACCCCTCCGCCACCGTGGCCGGTCTTTCGCAGTATCTGTGGGAGCTCGAGCAACCCGCTTCCGCCGCTGCCAATGGCTGTTTCATCGCCGCCATCAACCGGGTTGGCAGCGAGGCGCCGTGGAACATTGGCGAGTTCTACGGCTCCTCTTATATCGTCAATCCCCGCGGCAAGATCGAGGCCCAGGCCAGCGACAAGGAGGATGAGCTGCTGATCCACGAGATCGACCTGGATATGGTGCGCGAGGTGCGCAACAACTGGCAGTTTTTCCGCGATCGACGCCCCGAGACCTATACCCGTCTCACCGATGGCGAGTGA